From the Xiphophorus hellerii strain 12219 chromosome 20, Xiphophorus_hellerii-4.1, whole genome shotgun sequence genome, the window AGGTTCACCTCCATCTAACTCTTCTGAGACTCCCAGCAGCAGCACCGCAAACACCGCTGTCTCAGTCCTTTCCTTGTTATCGGCTGTCAATGCTCCAGTCACATCCGCTACCCTTGGCAAGGATTCCACATCCGGAAGCTCTGCATCAGCCGCCACGCCTCTTCAAACCATTCTCAACACGATCTTTAGGAACAAAAAGCTGGACTCAGACGCTTCTAACTCTCCATCTGATCAAACTAGGGAACTTCCTGCCACCGCTACAATGTTAGACCCCATTGTCCAACAGTTTACCCAAAATCCGAAAGAGACATtggaagaagaagatgaagacgACAGACCATATGATCCCGAAGAAGAGTATGACCCAAGTCTGGTCTTTAATGTGATAAAGAAGGCTGCTGACGAGATAATCAAACCTGAGGTCTGCAAGCCGACTGAGGTGGAAGCAGCTGAAACTGACGATGTGGAGTACGATCCTGAAGATGATTCGATTTTTGATGATGTAAAAACTGTGATACCGGCCCAAACTAAGCCCGTAGCTGAAAATGTGCCTGATGCAAAGATGATCCTGGAAAATCTTAGAAGAATTGGAGATCAAGCACTGCAGAAGCAGGCAGAACAGCAGACGTTGTCCACAGAGACAGCCGCCGCAGCTTTGTTACTTCCAGACACACTTGCCAGCAGTCACTTACTCCAACTTGGCAAGAAAGTTGAAGAACTAGTCAAGTCGTCAACGGTTGCTCCGCTTATCAACCAGAGAAGAGATCCAAGACAGAGCAGGGATCCTCGCCAGTCTGTGGGTGAACAGAAACAGTCTGAACCGGAACAAAAAGAGGAGCCGTCTCCTCCTTTAACCGAACCATCTCCTACTTCTGCACCTCTGGCACAAGAGCATTCTCCGCCTAAAGTAGAAGAACATGCTGATGCCCCACAAGATCCTGAGACTTCACTGGctcaggaggaggaaaaaagtgAGACGGCGCTTCCTTTCATGGACTCAGACAATGAAGAGGTTTCAATTCCTTTACTGGGAGAGGAGGTGGAACATAATATGGAGGTCAGCTACATGACCgatagaaaaaggaaaagagacgAAGACGACAAAGAGGAAACTGAAGTGGACAAATACAGCATTTGGCCAAATGCTGCCAGTATCTTAAAAGCTGGCGATGATTTAAAGTACGAGGAAAACAGCCAAGATGTCCCATCTTCGCGGTATCGCAGAGAGTCTGCAGACATCTCCACGGTAACGTCCGCCATCCCAGTACTCACTCAAAGCACGGTGGCCGATGCTCACTCGCATCACATGCCGCACCACATGGCCTCCTTCGATAACGAGTACCGACCGCCAGTCGATGTTCCACCACAGTCCAGCTTTGTCCCTCCCCACCCCATGCAAGGTCAGAACCTGATAATGAGGCCTCCGCCACAGTCTATGCTGCAACCCATGCAAGGTCCTTCTCTAATGTCCGGTCCGCCTTCGATGCAGGGGCCTCCCCCAGCTATCCACGTTCCTCCCTCTGTTCATGGTCCTCCCCCACGTCAGGTGGATGGCAGTCAGCAGTACGGCCCAACTCCGACATCCTACCCTCCCTatcaaaaccagaaccagtggCCGAACAACCagcaccaacagcagcagccaCCTCCTCGACCACCAATACAAAACATCCTGCCGCCTAGGGGACCCCCTCTTCAATTCCCTCCAGTTTCTCAGAGAGCACCCCCTCCACAAATATTTGATCCCTCCATGACCCCTCAACACATTGGACTACAAGGCCCACCTCCAAACATTCACCCACCTCCAAACTTTGAAGGACAGAACAACTTACTGCCACCAAGATTCTCTAGTCCTCTACCTCCTTTTAATTTCCCTGCTAACAGAGGTCCTCCTCCATCTTTCACAGGACCCCCACCATCTGCTCACTTTGATACCAGGCaccctcctcctgctctcttCCCAGGCCCCAGGGGTCCCCCACCAAATCAGCATTACAACAAAGACACTCCCAGTAACTCCTTCAATCCCAGTTTGGACCAGAATCCAAATCCTCCCCAATATTTTAAAGAGAATCTTGGTCCTCCAGCACCTTCCGCTTATCGTGGACCTCCCCCCGACCAGTACGAGGATAGGAGAGGACTGCCTCCTAGCACGGAGTTGAGTGGACAGCTCTTCCAACCACATAACCAGTATGGCGGTTCAAGGCCACCGCCATCTTCACCGCTAGAGAGACGGTCTTTCGATGAACCCCGAGGACTCCCGGCTCAGGAAAATAGGCCGCATCTTTCTCAGATTTCAGAACGCTACCGTTTCGATTGGCATTCCGACGATCCCAGACCTGTTCGCCACGGCATGCCGCTTCTGCCACCATCTGTAGACGGACTACACGGCCCTCCCAGTCGCCACGGAGgccaaagtccagacctacCGAGGGAGGACCACTGGCGGCGTCTTTCTCCGGAAATGAGAAGGAGGAGTAGTGCCACCCATGATGATTTAGAGCCTCGCTCCGGAGAACGTGGAGAGCGTGGAGAGCGTTTGAGTCGCTTTGACATACCACACAGAGAACTCAGTTCTGGCTCCTCACAGTCCTTAgaggagaggcagagagagctcTCTGAAGACCATagaagggagagagagaaggaaagtCCTCACGGTGGCAGGCCCCCCTGGGATAGGGGGATAGGCAAGCGCTGGAGTCGGGAACAAGAGTGGGATAGAGGAAGGGAGAGGGAGCGGGATCCAGAGCGTGGAAGAGAAGGAGACCGGAGCAGGGGGAGGGACAGTGAGAAGACCAGGGACGCAGAGGGAGAGAGACACAGGGATCAAGACTCTGAgaaaaggagggagagagacaaggagaaagaaagggagagagacAGGGATAAGGATAAAGACAGGCCTCGGGAATCCGACCGGAAAGACTATGACCGCGACAGAGCGAGAAACCGAGACAGGGAGCGGGAACGAGACCGAAGACGAGATCGATCAAGAAGCAGAGACCGCGACCGTGGAAAAGACCGGGGAAGAGAGAGGGAACGAGAAAAACAGCGAGACAGAGAGCGGGACCGGGATCGCGAAAGAGAGAGAGATCGAGATCGTGACAGAGATCAAGACAAGAGgagcaaagaaaagaaagaggacaAGAGAGAGAGTAAACGCGATTCATCCAAGGAGAAAACTAAGAGTACAGACAATGACAAGCACTCTTCCTAGGCTCTGTTTTATAGACATTACATCTTCCTTGCTCCTAAATCTTCATCCAAACATCACTGTAAATGTGTATGAGCAGTATTTTGTTGAATTTCCATTTTCAAACGGTTCTCTGGAAAAAGCTCTAAACAACAGACAATGTTTGTACTCTTTGTCACCTTACGATTTCTACGTTTGTTTCTTTATTCCCTCGAGTTACTTGAGTACAACACATTGTGTAGGCTTCCAGTCCTGACAAATGAACTTTTCTCTggttgcaatgttttttttgttttgtttttttttgtttcttgtttttttctgaataaaacaaaataatgtaaCTGATTAACACAccatttacaaaatgtaaatatgcacATATTTCTGTATATACTGATGTTTTTATCCAGACTTTTCTaagtgcagaaaataaaagccatATATATGAGGTGGATAATGTGAAGCTTAAGGCAGCGCTGTGGACACGTGTCCAGCTACTTTGAACTAAGCTTTTTATCAACAGTGTACATCCCATAGTGTTGAGAAAAATGTCCACAGTTTGTCTCAACTCAACCAATTAAAAATGTCTCCTAAAGTTTATTTGTTATGGTCTCGGTTTTTTCTCCTTATTTAAACAAGAGTGGCGTACAGTGTCACATGTGCAAAGTGCAGTTGTTTAGCATCTATATATCAGATTTAGGTATCAAAACTAATTCTTAACTTgttaaaagctaaaattttCAAGTGATTCAAGAAAAGTGTTTGAATTTACTCTTGAGTTTATGTGAACTGGGTGCTAGAAAGACGGCTAAAGGTACGACGCAACAGATATAGCAAATGTTTTTAGAGGAACAGTGTAGTCATAAAATCCTGctttttatggggttttttttatcaacatgcAGCATCTGTAATGATTGAAATAACCCTTTTATGATCCAAAAACTGGAGTAGTGTCATGCGTTACTGACTAGCTCACGAGGAGCCATATTGAAAGCAAACAGACCCTCAGATCAGTGGTTACCAAACTTCCTAGCTTTTGACccacaaaacaaatgtgtaagAGCCTTGTGACCTCGACTCCTTGAGtgtacaaacatttttagtgAATTAAAAAGTGGTTTAATAAAATCGTAACAGGACTTTATTGGAGTCCTGTTTTGTCGTTTACAAAATAGAATACAATtctcatttgtatttttgataTACGTGGGTTATGTTCTCAAGAGTGTCTAAACACCCagacatttatatttgtgaccCCAGCTTTATCTTATCTCAAATATGATGGAAGCAACATCCTACTTGCTGTGTCCTCTACCAACTTTAAACACGACATCTTGTaggtttgccttttttttttaaagctcatttCTTGCCATTGTTCCATGAAGGAAAGATTCATGGAGTCCCTAACTAAAGCAAAGCATACATCATCAGAAAAACGTGCAGAAACACTGCACGTTTTTTCACTACGGTCCTGGATTTCAATTCAAATGACTCGGGGTTATGGAGtacagttttattgttttgatgaaGAAAAGGCGTGAATTACGATTCAAGAACTGTAGACATTTCAATTCTGAAAATCAAACCAAGAAACGatagatatattttttgtaaaaaatccAGTTTATGCCCACCTTTTTGCTTAACTACTGTAAAGTACTTTATTTGTCTGAGTTATTGAAGCCACTTagtgcaaaacacacacattcagtgCATAAGAGCAGTAAGAATAAGTAAACAACTGGAAAAATTGCAAACATGAGTAATAGGTgttaaacatcaacaaaaactGCCTTCAACTCAATCTTCACTTTACAGTGGAGATTAATAAACTGTAAACTCCAATACTTCACAGACATAAATCTTTTCAACAAGTGTTTTAACAGGTTGtgcattgcattttttttccttagtgCCAGCCATTTCCTTCTAAATTAAACTGGTCCTGTTGCTACCGAGCTCTTGACCATGCGTCCTGGATTTTCTTCGGGCACCACACAAACGGTTCTCTGTCGTCGTCGTGGTTGTAGTGATAGTAGGCGAACTTGAGAAGCTTCCTGCGTTCTTGCTTATCGAGAACAGCAAACACGAAGTAGCTGAGGGCGCTGTCTTTGACCTCCTGAAGTTCACGGTTGACCAGAGTCTCTTCCAGGAAGAACCGAACCAGAGGGACTTGGTAGTGACGGTAACCAAGAGTTCCCAGGCACTTCAGGATGCGGGTGATGCGCAAGTTGTTGTGTgtgtgactaaaaaaaaaaaggtcaaaggaTTAAAATTTGGATGAAATTGTAGCTAAAATacacagatttttgtttttggtcaaatGCGTAAATTGCTCACTTGTTTAGATTCTGGAACCTGTCAATCCAGTGCTCTGCTCTTGCTACCTCTCCTGTTTCCTCATTTTCTAACTTAATGCCATAAAAATCCAACATGAGCTTGTAAGACTTCAGTAGATTCTCCCTTGCAGTTGTACTACcaagaaaatcctgaaggaaatGCAAAAACTATGTGAAAACCTGTGTGACACGTTTGTTCAAATAGTATATTTTATTAAGCATTACCTGAATTTCCTGCTTTGTTAGTGTTTTTGCTTCATAGTTTACCCCGGgttcctgcagaggaaacagcCTTTCAAAGACAAATTGAATTACAAAATGGAACTTCAGGTCTTCCTTCCAATCTTTACATCATATAGTACCTTACCACTGAATATAGCTGTGCGTACGCTCCAGTTTGGCATACTTTCCTTTCCAGTCATTGTGGAACTGACCAATGTAGATCCCTGATAACAAACACTAAGgttagcaaacagaaatcagtatttatataagctttaaaaaaaaggccacataaatatttcatttatcatGAGAAAATATCCAGACcagtgtgaaaaaataattggcCTCCTTGTTAAACCATGAATTGTCTTTGACTAAACACACTTTTGGTTTCACTACTGACACAACTCAACAATTAAGAAATCACTTCAACAGCCACATCAGGTGTTAGTGGAGGCCTACCGTCTGGTAAAGATGGTGTTTCCCCGAGGTAGAAGCTCAGATTGGGGTTTTCATCCTATTCAGGAAAGACACATTTTGATTTGGAatgctttttcacaaaaaaaattaaaataaaaaaaatgtcacttttaaaaCAGGTGCAGGCGTGTTACGTACATTTTCTTCCTCATAGCGTCGTGTCCGGTGAAGGttctgtggggaaaaaataagtTGGAGCTAATTGTAGAAGTACAACAATGCTGTCTGTGGCTTTGTGCGTGTTAAACTCACTGGGTAGTCATGCCTGTAGTTCTGCATGTCTTTTGCAGCATTTTCAAACCTGATGAACTTGTACTGCAGAAGAAAACACAGTGATGTCATTGAATTAACCCTTGGCTCAGCTCTccgtatttaacaaaaatacataatcgctgtaaaaaaattttttttagagtgTTACATGTTAACTATTAAagttatttgatatttttaaaatcggGCATGTTATAATATAATGCTGCTCAGTAACAAATAAATTGTATCAAATTATTAAGTGGTTATAATTTAACTGAAATGACGGTTTAGTCAGCAGTTATTCTAAAGATTTCCATAAAGAGTAGTAAGAAGgacatatttttatgaattgtgAAATAAACGAATATAAATTTAGCAAAAGTTAAAACCGGCTATAAGACCAAGGAAAACATGCTGGAACGACAATCTAATGTTATATTCACCGTTAGCTTGTTATTAACAACAGCGCTAATGCTAACGCCAAACTAGCTAGCATGCGGCGCTTCTTATCTACGCATCTTAGCTGCCGTTGTCAGGGCAAagcttgacctttgaccttgcTAGATAAGATTTAAAATGCTCGGCACTATTTGAAAAGAGATTTATGccttatttacataatttatcaCTGGAGGACGAAGCCTTGAGAAAAATGAGCTGAGTGATAAATGTAAGATTTCTCTGAATTTCAGTtacatttgagatttttttgacacccgattaaaaataaattataacaaaaaatacCAGCTTTATTACTGAACATCTACATGGCTGAATAATGACgccttcattttttaaaattctattgGTTCAatctttgtagattttttttttctcagcacaATGGTAAAAACTGTGTccctttattttattgatacaAATTGTGGCTCCAAAACAATAATTACGCCCCGATTCCTCAGGCAAACCACAGagcaaacatttataaataaaagtacatgaataaaaattagATTTGGACATACAAAGTAATTTATAAGGCCTAAAATCAGGAATATTAAACAAGATTTCTGTATGACTAGTTAAACTGAACTCATTCTTTTAGACAcctcttaaaatatttattaaagtgttttataaTATCTTCCAATCAAAAACGTACATTAAAATCTACAGTAACAACATGCTTGCAAACTGTTCCAGCACCTTCAGTAGGTTGAGTCGAGCAGTTTCTTTTTATGAGTGCAGGAAATGAACGCAGAGCAGAAGACCTGACGTGACACTGCAGCTGAAAGGAGCtgcataataaataaagttgtagACAGGTTAAACTCACAGCTCTGTTCCTTCTAGTCTGGTAGGCCTTCCTTCTTGGGGGCCCCTCATTCTCAGGCTCATGTTCCCAAGTTGAATCATATTCGCAGTAGAAATCATCCGTTTCGTCGACTCGATATTCATTTCCGGTGAACTCACCCTCTACCTTAACCTCTGGAGGCTTGTTCAGTGTTTCGGGGGCCTCGCAGTTTGGAGCCCTGCTGTAGGGACCCCCCCTGctcccctcctcctcatccGAAGAATACCTGCTCCTCGACTGGTTGCTCTCACTCGGCTCATTTCTGCTGCCTCGCCAAGTCAACGCGGCGAAGTTTTGGACTCTTGCGCACCACAATCGAGCTCGTCTGCAGAGGAACTCGACACCCGGTATCCGCAAAATCCAGGACCACAGTGGAGGCAGAGGTTGAAATAACCACCTGAGGAAAACACAACACAGGTCGAAAAAGTTGGAGACCTTGCGTCGAGCGCGACGGTACATGTTTGACAAGCTCTCCATGCCAGCCGACAGCACATCGGTTTCGCTTTCTCCCACAGTTCACTTTGCAGAAATCGAAACTGAACTTTCTAACAACTCCCACAAATGAACCCGTCATGTGTGTGTGGCATGGCTTCACTTAGTGTGACaaattaaattacttaaaaGTCCAGTTGGTTTTTTGTCGAATTGCAAAAGATTTTtagacattaaaatgtttcccagGTCCATCTAATTGAATTAGAATATTTACTATCAAAATGTGGTTAAAGTCTTAAGATTTGAATTTTCGGTGGGCAGTGAGCGTCTGACGAGGACTGCTGACTAGAATCACAGCAGAAATGATGTCTGTTCTTGCGTAATATCCCTTTTCAAGCAACAAAGAATCATGATTGTCCGTGAACTACCCTCCATGTGCATGTGACACGAATCATCTCCAAATCGAAATCAGCTAATTCACTAGGGATACTCAGGGCCAAGGcctaaaagaaaatcagcacCGGTttgtctccaaaagagaagtaAATATAAACTCAAAGTTTAGTTGtgctttcacaaaaaaaaagaaatatgctaGAAATATAACACTGTCTGGTGaagtattatatatatatatatatatatatatagtattcAGTTGAATAATCTCCTACTTGATTTTGTATTGATTGTAAATCCCTATCCATCAATTAGTTAACCTCCGAAACAGCTCACCCTCGCGAATACCAAGctatattaaaacatttatttgaagtaCCTTCTTCTAATGAATTATAATACAGTTAGTTTACTTAATGAGCACTAGCTGTAAATTGATACCAGGCATCTAACAATTCTAATGAATTAAGTAGGCAAAACTCTTGGCACCCATTTGCACAAAATGACCCCATTTTGGAGattattttgataaaatgtcATGATGACTATTTGCTGTTTCATAAGATACGGGCAGTCCACTGTCACTTAAGAAAATCCAAGTGATGCTAACTTTTGCATCGAAGAGAAATTTACCTGCAAAGCCAATGCACACTTTTTACACCATCGTGCCGCAGCTTTATCTACGAGACAAAGATATTTTGCCTCCACATGCTTTATGATCCTCATTACCGCCTGTCTTATCTCGCGCGCTGTCCCCAGGTGCTATCTATGTCAAGATAGCATCATGCTCACAGTAGGCCTCGCTGCCTCATTTCCCATAAAAAATGGCACACGGAGGGAAGAGCGTGGAGGCTTCAGTCAGTGAACATCCTGCTCTTAATGTCTTCCTGTGGAAGATAAAGGGCTGGTCGAACTCTGCCGCGGAGCAGAGAGATACCAGATAACGCAGCGTCATCGCTTCATCAATACAGCTGCAGGCTCTTTGTGGTTATAGCTTCAGCTATGCAGATCAAAAATCACCTGGCTACctctgggtaaaaaaaacaaacaaaaaacaccacaactgtaatatgtgatttttgttttaaaggggcagaattATTGATTTGAGCTTTACATGACGTCATAATGTTAATCccacatcaaaaacatacctagaGTGTTACTTTGagtctttcatgcatgtttaagaacTCTTGTAATCTCCCACGGCAAcgattcagctgtgcaaaaaaaacgcctgggtggacctagccccgccttcaaggcgtagctcctcctcggagctgcagttttcacGCTTCTGCCTCAGAGAGCCTCTGTGCTAGATTTGTGCCAAAACACATTTGAAGTTGGTTTACTTCGGCATGttttttggaaatgtgaaataaaaatgtgtctgttttaGTTTGGTCAGCACCTGGTTGGCCTTGAAACTCTCCCCTGGATGCCATTTTGGTGTCTCTAGCTGTGCTTCCGTTAACCGTGTCATTGCACAATTTggcatttggaaaataaatttgcataaCGGAAACGTgccaattaagaaaaaaaaaagttttttgataaaaagcttTGAATAAGGTGGCCATTTGGCCGTATTGGAGCTgatttatttcgcaaaactgcattGGTAgcacttgtttgtttttttcaaactagTCAAACGATCagcaaccggatgttgccactggcgcaaaccacgaagaagaagttGACAGGAAGTGATTGGAGGATGATGGGGCAGTAcgtttttttaatcacttatCCCGGGAACAAGCTTATTGACGTGTGACTTTAATTACgtctcttatttaatggaatcaccgcaattgcgaaattgtgttttttcgacattagcctagaaaactgacaaagttttgtttttgtttgtaatggaaacgcagataCTGTTTAGTCGTTGAATCGTTAACACCGACCAGAAGCAAGTGAGGCCTGCGGTGCTTCAGGTGTTGTCCTGCTTCGGTGACCTGCGGGATAAATCGTTGAAGTGCTCTTAGAGAAATTTGGTTGGCCGGCTGCTCGAGGGTTCACCACAAATCTGTTTCTCTCCGTTAGCGGTTATTGTCTCTTTGTAACCCTTTCTGGATGGATCAAACCGATGTCAGCGACTGCTTCTCATCTATTTCTTTAGATTGTGTTGCTTTGTGAGACCTTTTAGCCTGCTTCATGTTGCTgttgaagttattttttatcCTTCTTCAGGTCTGGCTCTAATCAGGCTTGGGTGCAGCTAGTGAAACTCCACCAAAAATTAGGTAAAGTCACAATTTAACAAGGAGTGCACTTACTTTTTCACACAGACCCAGATCAGTGTAGGTATTTTGTCCCCCcctattaaattaaatcattattaaaataagacagaattttgtatttactctggttatttttgtctgacaaTCGGTAAAATTAAGTGTGAGAGCAAATAGTCTAACAAGAGGCAAATACTTTTACATTGTTCCGACAACTGAGTTGAGTTGAGatctataaacagtttggtttcccAACAGGACAATGATTTCAAACACACATGGATAAGGAAGGCTAGCATAAACTTTCTTGAATGGCCTGAACTTTGAACCTATTGAAAACTGATGAGGTATGCTTAAAAACTGAGTCACATCAGGAAACCTACCAGCTCATAGGAACTTTTACCCGATTGGACTgttttcctaaaatagacaaagacGGTACAAGTGGAAGAACTTGCAGGATGGACCTACGGCACTTATTTCTGTGTGTCTTATTAGCATGGCCCAGAGGAAAACTCCCGACACTTGGAGCAGCCGAGAAGCCCCCGTGGTTTCTCCTGATGTCCACACACTCGGCCCTGTGTGCTGGATTCCCGACATTAGGAATCCTGGATCGCTCCGTGGCTAAGTGCGCTTGAGAAAGGTCATCGTTGTGCCACCAGCCTCTGTGCCTCGTCGCTCAGTGGCAGCACTTTGGCTGAAAGCGGAGGCAACCGTCCCACATGAGTGCTTCATGAGGAGGGCCAAAGCTGCCCAGAAAGGGCAGCcgctccagctgcagctctgcgAGGCAGCCGCAGACagacacaacacacacacagacactttGACACTTGTGTATTTAAGATCCCTCAAGGCAGGGTCACTGATTAACGGCCGCACTCGTGCTCCGAAATGTGTGCACGCATTGCTGCGCAAAGACTAATAAACCATctctgtttggttttcatgagtagagaaaacaatattttcttcttcttttttggggggcgTGGGGTTAGCATTCCTCTGCTTAACAAACTGATGAATGTTCGCAGTGGTTAAAGTAAGCTAATCTCTGATATGAAATGATGTTTTCACATCAGCAGCCGCTCACTTTAGGAGATTCCATAACACAGCAGAGGGGGGAAGTGACAAAGGCTCCAGAAGAGCTAATGACCGGTGAGTAGATGCAGCTGGGAAGGGGAGCAGAGTGGCAGGCTGAGAGAAAGATGACAGATAAACA encodes:
- the LOC116711255 gene encoding opioid growth factor receptor-like, translating into MESLSNMYRRARRKVSNFFDLCCVFLRWLFQPLPPLWSWILRIPGVEFLCRRARLWCARVQNFAALTWRGSRNEPSESNQSRSRYSSDEEEGSRGGPYSRAPNCEAPETLNKPPEVKVEGEFTGNEYRVDETDDFYCEYDSTWEHEPENEGPPRRKAYQTRRNRAYKFIRFENAAKDMQNYRHDYPNLHRTRRYEEENDENPNLSFYLGETPSLPDGIYIGQFHNDWKGKYAKLERTHSYIQWLFPLQEPGVNYEAKTLTKQEIQDFLGSTTARENLLKSYKLMLDFYGIKLENEETGEVARAEHWIDRFQNLNNHTHNNLRITRILKCLGTLGYRHYQVPLVRFFLEETLVNRELQEVKDSALSYFVFAVLDKQERRKLLKFAYYHYNHDDDREPFVWCPKKIQDAWSRAR